One window of the Petroclostridium xylanilyticum genome contains the following:
- the recQ gene encoding DNA helicase RecQ — protein sequence MFQEVQKILKKYFGYSSFKKGQEEIIASILQEKDTLGIMPTGGGKSLCYQVPALLLPGITLVISPLISLMKDQVDALDNLGIPSTFINSSLDQQELEHRIYSASRGKYKLLYVAPERLESERFLQMLKNIPVSLLAIDEAHCVSQWGHDFRPSYLSIAALVNQLTRRPIVAAFTATATVNVKQDIINLLSLQKPNVYVTGFDRENLTFSVIKGVNKINFITDYLNSHKNQAGIIYAATRKEVDKLYRHLHEKGYRVGKYHAGLNDDERNQNQEAFIYDNIDTMIATNAFGMGIDKSNVRYVIHFNMPKNMESYYQEAGRAGRDGDPAECILLYGASDQHIQKFLIEKTLLSSDRKSNEYKKLQNMVDYCHTSQCLRKYILEYFGETNTNGKCGNCSNCNDESELADITIEAQKIFSCIKRMGEQYGATFVANVLRGSNSKRVHELGFNKLSTYGIMKEYSIREIIDLINLLIAEEYLHVTEGQYPVVQIRRKAIPVLRGEERVMQKVQKKLSAANVDSSLFELLRSLRKEISQKENIPPYVVFHDSTLHEMCKYFPTDRQSMLTITGVGESKFHKYGNQFIEVIQKYMDDHGISPRPVKIDSSAAQEHKKPSHLITYQMYREGKSLDDIARERDLTPITIQDHLVRCSQEGCAVDWDTFIPPEYEEQIFQTIRQLGTEKLKPIKEALPDQIDYFAIKAVICKYMIRKIPQAT from the coding sequence ATGTTCCAAGAAGTACAGAAGATACTAAAAAAGTATTTTGGCTATTCTTCCTTTAAAAAAGGGCAGGAAGAAATTATAGCCAGCATATTGCAAGAAAAAGATACATTGGGAATTATGCCTACGGGTGGAGGCAAATCCTTATGTTATCAGGTTCCTGCCCTCTTGCTCCCCGGGATTACTCTTGTAATTTCTCCTTTGATTTCTTTAATGAAGGACCAAGTGGATGCACTGGATAACCTGGGAATTCCTTCTACGTTTATTAATAGTTCGTTAGACCAACAGGAATTAGAGCACCGGATTTATTCCGCGTCCAGGGGAAAGTACAAGCTTTTATATGTTGCACCCGAAAGGCTTGAATCGGAACGTTTCCTCCAAATGTTAAAGAATATACCGGTTTCTTTATTAGCTATTGATGAAGCCCATTGTGTTTCCCAGTGGGGGCATGATTTCCGGCCCAGTTATCTTTCCATTGCGGCGCTTGTCAACCAGCTTACCCGGCGGCCCATTGTTGCAGCTTTTACCGCCACTGCTACAGTAAATGTAAAACAAGATATAATAAATCTTTTATCGTTGCAAAAGCCCAATGTTTATGTTACCGGGTTTGACCGGGAGAACCTGACTTTCTCTGTAATCAAAGGTGTAAATAAAATAAATTTTATTACAGACTACTTAAATAGTCATAAAAATCAGGCTGGAATTATCTATGCAGCTACCCGCAAGGAAGTGGACAAGCTTTACAGGCATCTGCATGAGAAAGGTTACCGTGTTGGAAAATACCATGCAGGATTGAATGATGACGAAAGGAATCAAAACCAGGAAGCGTTTATATATGATAATATTGATACTATGATAGCTACTAATGCTTTTGGGATGGGAATTGACAAGTCGAATGTCAGATATGTCATCCACTTTAATATGCCTAAAAATATGGAATCCTATTACCAGGAAGCAGGGCGTGCAGGGCGGGACGGTGATCCTGCAGAATGTATTTTGCTATATGGTGCTTCGGACCAGCATATTCAAAAGTTCTTGATTGAAAAAACTCTTTTATCTTCTGACAGGAAAAGCAACGAATATAAAAAGCTGCAAAATATGGTGGATTACTGCCATACTTCACAGTGTCTGCGCAAATACATTTTAGAGTATTTTGGAGAAACAAATACTAACGGAAAATGTGGAAATTGCAGTAATTGTAATGATGAAAGCGAACTGGCCGATATCACTATAGAAGCTCAAAAAATATTTTCCTGTATCAAGCGAATGGGAGAGCAATATGGCGCTACTTTTGTAGCTAATGTTTTAAGAGGCTCTAATAGCAAAAGAGTTCATGAATTAGGGTTCAACAAATTGTCTACCTATGGAATTATGAAAGAATATTCTATACGTGAAATTATTGATCTAATTAATCTTTTAATAGCGGAAGAATATTTACATGTAACAGAAGGTCAATACCCTGTTGTCCAAATTCGGAGAAAAGCAATTCCTGTGTTAAGAGGGGAAGAAAGGGTTATGCAAAAAGTGCAAAAGAAACTATCGGCTGCCAATGTTGATTCCAGCCTTTTTGAATTGCTGCGTTCCCTCCGGAAAGAAATTTCACAAAAGGAAAATATACCGCCTTATGTTGTTTTTCATGACAGCACTTTACATGAAATGTGCAAATATTTTCCCACTGATCGGCAGTCTATGCTTACAATTACCGGTGTAGGAGAATCCAAGTTCCATAAGTACGGGAACCAATTTATAGAGGTTATCCAAAAATATATGGATGACCATGGAATCTCTCCAAGGCCTGTAAAGATAGATTCTTCTGCAGCGCAAGAGCATAAGAAGCCAAGTCATTTAATTACCTACCAGATGTATAGAGAAGGAAAATCACTAGATGATATTGCCCGGGAAAGGGATTTAACGCCCATTACCATTCAAGACCATCTGGTCCGGTGCAGCCAGGAAGGATGTGCGGTTGACTGGGATACATTTATTCCGCCGGAATATGAAGAACAGATTTTTCAAACAATCAGACAACTTGGGACTGAAAAATTAAAACCTATTAAAGAAGCACTGCCCGACCAGATAGATTATTTTGCAATCAAGGCAGTAATATGTAAGTATATGATTCGAAAAATTCCGCAAGCAACTTAA
- a CDS encoding lysophospholipid acyltransferase family protein, translating to MIRTIICFIYFFIYLIITLPLLMKVIVLDKQNKIADRDELVYRVAGNWARLLVKLSGSEVKVTGHENVPKDGPVLFVSNHQGNFDIPILIGFIDKPKAFISKIEVRKLPIIRTWMYYMNCIFIKRGDARKALEAINQGVEVLKEGYSLVIFPEGTRSKDGNLGEFKPGSLKLATKSGMPIVPVTIKGSYKIMKKIVFLFILLMWKLLSLPLFHQTSSQQKILKT from the coding sequence ATGATAAGAACAATAATATGTTTTATTTATTTTTTTATCTATTTGATTATTACCCTACCTTTATTGATGAAAGTTATAGTACTGGATAAACAGAACAAAATTGCAGACAGGGATGAGCTGGTTTACCGGGTGGCCGGTAATTGGGCACGGTTGTTGGTAAAGCTGAGCGGTTCTGAAGTAAAAGTAACAGGGCATGAAAATGTCCCTAAAGATGGACCGGTCCTATTTGTAAGCAATCATCAGGGCAATTTTGATATCCCTATATTAATTGGATTTATCGATAAACCTAAAGCATTTATATCAAAGATTGAGGTTCGAAAGCTTCCTATTATCAGGACATGGATGTATTATATGAACTGCATATTTATCAAAAGAGGAGATGCCAGAAAAGCATTGGAAGCTATTAATCAAGGGGTGGAAGTACTAAAGGAAGGATATTCGCTGGTAATATTTCCTGAGGGTACCAGAAGTAAAGACGGTAACCTGGGAGAATTCAAGCCCGGAAGCCTGAAGCTAGCAACTAAGTCAGGTATGCCAATTGTTCCAGTGACAATTAAAGGTTCTTATAAAATAATGAAAAAAATAGTTTTTCTGTTCATCCTGCTTATGTGGAAATTATTATCTCTCCCGCTGTTTCACCAGACATCATCGCAGCAAAAGATTCTAAAGACTTAG
- the gap gene encoding type I glyceraldehyde-3-phosphate dehydrogenase, with translation MVTKVGINGFGRIGRLVFRAALDNPSIQVVGINDPFIDLDYMVYMLRYDSVHGQFQGSIETKDGKLVVNGQEISVYGAMNPSEIPWSECGAEYIVESTGVFTTTEKASAHFAGGAKKVVISAPSADAPMFVMGVNHDKYTKDMKVVSNASCTTNCLAPLAKVIHENFGIVEGLMTTVHSTTATQKTVDGPSKKDWRGGRAAAANIIPSSTGAAKAVGKVIPELNGKLTGMAFRVPTIDVSVVDLTCRLEKPTTYEEIKAAVKKASENELKGILGYTEDAVVSSDFIHDARTSIFDADAGIALNSNFVKLVAWYDNEWGYSNKVVDLIAHMAKVDAE, from the coding sequence ATGGTTACAAAAGTAGGTATTAACGGTTTTGGCCGTATTGGTCGTCTCGTTTTCCGTGCGGCGTTGGACAATCCATCCATCCAGGTAGTAGGAATCAATGACCCATTTATTGATCTCGACTACATGGTGTATATGTTAAGATACGACTCCGTACATGGGCAATTCCAGGGCTCCATCGAAACCAAGGATGGAAAACTTGTAGTAAACGGACAGGAAATCAGCGTATATGGAGCAATGAATCCTTCAGAAATTCCATGGTCTGAATGCGGTGCAGAATACATAGTAGAATCTACCGGTGTATTTACAACTACAGAAAAAGCTTCCGCTCATTTTGCAGGCGGTGCCAAGAAAGTTGTAATTTCTGCTCCGTCAGCAGATGCTCCAATGTTTGTTATGGGTGTAAACCACGATAAATACACCAAGGATATGAAGGTTGTTTCCAATGCATCCTGTACTACAAACTGCCTGGCTCCTCTTGCAAAGGTAATCCATGAAAATTTTGGTATTGTTGAAGGCTTAATGACAACCGTTCATTCTACAACAGCAACTCAAAAAACAGTTGACGGTCCTTCAAAGAAAGACTGGAGAGGCGGACGTGCTGCTGCAGCTAACATTATTCCATCTTCTACAGGAGCAGCAAAGGCAGTAGGAAAAGTTATTCCTGAATTAAACGGTAAATTAACCGGTATGGCTTTCAGAGTTCCAACTATCGACGTATCTGTTGTGGATTTAACCTGCCGTCTTGAAAAGCCTACTACATACGAAGAAATCAAAGCTGCTGTAAAAAAAGCTTCTGAAAATGAATTAAAAGGAATCCTCGGTTATACTGAAGATGCAGTTGTTTCTTCCGACTTCATCCATGATGCTCGTACCTCCATCTTTGATGCAGATGCAGGTATTGCATTAAACAGCAACTTCGTTAAACTAGTTGCATGGTATGACAATGAATGGGGTTATTCAAACAAAGTTGTTGATTTAATTGCTCATATGGCTAAAGTAGACGCAGAATAA
- a CDS encoding GNAT family N-acetyltransferase, with amino-acid sequence MNDYRFEEAREEHLPKLLEIYNYYILNSTATFHINPISMEEMWEIIFFDNPKYKAFVIKEKEDICGYCILTQFKKREAYDISAEVTVYLKPDYVGKGIGSLAIKHIETLARKNDIHALIAIICGENEKSIKLFEKNGYIKCAHYKEVGKKFGRLLDVVCYQKIIAY; translated from the coding sequence ATGAATGATTATAGATTTGAGGAAGCCCGGGAGGAACATTTACCAAAGCTGCTGGAAATTTATAACTACTATATTTTAAATTCAACCGCAACCTTCCACATAAACCCTATTTCCATGGAAGAAATGTGGGAAATAATATTTTTTGACAACCCTAAATATAAAGCATTTGTAATTAAAGAAAAAGAGGATATATGCGGATACTGTATTTTAACTCAATTCAAAAAGCGGGAAGCGTATGATATCTCCGCCGAAGTGACTGTATATTTAAAACCGGATTATGTAGGAAAAGGCATAGGCAGTCTTGCAATTAAGCACATTGAAACCCTGGCAAGAAAGAATGATATTCACGCGTTAATTGCGATTATCTGCGGCGAGAATGAAAAAAGTATAAAACTGTTTGAAAAGAACGGTTACATAAAATGTGCCCATTATAAGGAAGTAGGTAAAAAGTTTGGAAGATTGCTGGATGTTGTATGCTATCAGAAGATAATTGCCTATTAA
- a CDS encoding 3'-5' exoribonuclease YhaM family protein produces the protein MEIQTIAQFEVGNRIEGFFLIKSSQCKMASNNNKFLDMILGDQTGEVNAKLWDCTEEDEKKYKQNTLVKVRGLITEWQGQLQLKIEKIRLSVAEDGIDAANFVPAAPYTPEYMYNQLLNYVSKIQNHDIKAIVNCILKENKQSLMTFPAAMKNHHAIKSGLLYHVMTMLMTAEKLSQIYTFVNTDLLYGGILLHDIAKLYEMDANELGIVSAYTTEGQLLGHIVQAIKMVDRTAKKVGASEEVAVLLQHMILSHHYEPEFGSPKKPMFPEAELLHYIDLIDSRMYDMQKALENTAAGNFSDKIWSLENRKVYKFNLNNEKEEKSLA, from the coding sequence ATGGAAATTCAGACTATTGCTCAATTTGAAGTAGGAAATAGAATCGAAGGATTCTTCCTTATAAAATCTTCACAATGTAAAATGGCAAGTAATAACAACAAATTTTTAGACATGATTTTAGGGGATCAAACCGGTGAAGTCAATGCAAAACTATGGGATTGTACCGAAGAGGATGAAAAAAAATATAAACAAAATACATTGGTAAAAGTAAGAGGGCTTATAACGGAATGGCAAGGTCAATTGCAATTGAAAATTGAAAAGATAAGGCTTTCAGTAGCTGAAGATGGTATTGATGCTGCTAATTTCGTACCGGCAGCTCCATATACGCCGGAATATATGTATAATCAATTACTAAATTATGTTTCTAAAATTCAAAATCACGATATAAAAGCTATTGTAAACTGTATACTTAAAGAAAACAAACAGAGCCTGATGACTTTTCCTGCAGCAATGAAAAATCATCATGCTATAAAGTCAGGGCTGTTATACCATGTTATGACCATGCTAATGACTGCTGAAAAGTTAAGTCAAATCTATACATTTGTTAATACGGATTTGCTCTACGGCGGTATACTCCTTCATGATATTGCCAAGCTCTATGAGATGGATGCAAATGAACTGGGTATTGTATCGGCATATACTACCGAAGGCCAATTACTTGGTCATATTGTCCAAGCAATCAAAATGGTGGACCGAACGGCCAAAAAGGTCGGAGCAAGTGAAGAAGTGGCTGTGCTTCTTCAGCATATGATTCTGTCTCATCATTATGAACCGGAATTTGGAAGCCCTAAAAAGCCCATGTTTCCTGAAGCTGAATTATTGCATTACATAGACCTTATAGACAGCAGGATGTATGATATGCAAAAAGCACTGGAAAATACTGCAGCTGGGAATTTTTCAGATAAAATATGGTCACTGGAGAATAGAAAAGTCTACAAGTTTAATTTAAATAACGAAAAGGAAGAAAAGTCGCTGGCATAA
- a CDS encoding HAD family hydrolase produces MKAVIFDMDGVIVDNSEYHRKAWHLYIEKKGLKVNQEKLDKMYGLRNIEFVRILFGQDLSDQEVAIIGREKEQLYREIYLEDIKPPEGLIEYLDYIKEKGLKIAIASSACIENVDFTIDNLHIRKYFDVILSEQDVTKGKPAPDVYLKAAGKLGVPPEKCVVIEDAVAGVEAGKRAGMYVVAITTSCARGELNKADVIVDSFYDEEVRRAIER; encoded by the coding sequence ATGAAAGCAGTAATTTTTGATATGGATGGAGTAATTGTCGATAATAGTGAGTATCATAGAAAGGCATGGCACTTGTATATCGAAAAAAAGGGACTTAAAGTAAATCAGGAAAAATTGGATAAAATGTACGGGCTGAGGAATATAGAATTTGTTAGAATATTGTTTGGTCAAGACCTTTCCGATCAAGAGGTAGCTATTATTGGTAGGGAAAAGGAACAGCTATATAGGGAGATATACCTGGAAGATATAAAACCGCCTGAAGGATTAATAGAGTACCTTGATTATATTAAGGAAAAAGGTTTAAAAATTGCAATAGCCTCCTCTGCGTGTATAGAAAACGTAGATTTTACTATAGATAATTTACATATTCGTAAATACTTCGATGTAATTCTTTCAGAACAAGATGTAACCAAAGGAAAACCGGCGCCTGATGTATACCTTAAAGCCGCTGGCAAGTTGGGAGTCCCTCCTGAAAAATGTGTAGTCATTGAAGATGCTGTTGCAGGAGTAGAAGCAGGTAAACGGGCAGGGATGTATGTGGTTGCGATAACCACAAGCTGCGCCAGAGGAGAACTCAATAAGGCAGATGTGATAGTGGATAGTTTTTATGATGAAGAAGTAAGGCGTGCAATAGAAAGATAA
- a CDS encoding sugar ABC transporter permease, translating into MKRESGKLRFNFDIRAYTMIFALIAIWVIFTVMTDGTFLRARNLALLARQMSVTSILAIGMLLVIVAGHIDLSVGSVAGLTGAVAAILQVWFNWSTASSIAAAIALGIAIGVWQGFWVSYKKVPAFIVSLGGMMIFRGILMGIAKGQTVAPLSDSFKFIGQAYLSTTVGMILAGIGIVATIYFIFKSRASRIKYGFEVENIGLTVLKAAFYSGLIVAFIMTMNAYEGVPVPVILVLVLVLLFTFITTKTKFGRYVYAIGGNVEAARLSGININKITMLIFIISSLLASIGGVVLTARLNAATINAGNMFELDAVAACVIGGTSLMGGSGSVAGAIIGALVMASLDNGMSLMNTQAFYQYIVKGLILIIAVWVDIATKNKGK; encoded by the coding sequence ATGAAAAGAGAATCAGGAAAACTAAGATTTAATTTTGACATAAGAGCATACACAATGATATTTGCATTGATTGCAATATGGGTTATCTTTACAGTGATGACTGATGGGACCTTTTTGAGAGCTAGAAACCTGGCTCTTCTGGCAAGGCAGATGTCTGTAACATCAATACTTGCAATAGGCATGCTGCTTGTAATAGTTGCCGGACATATTGACCTGTCAGTAGGTTCCGTTGCAGGCTTGACCGGTGCAGTAGCAGCTATTCTGCAGGTATGGTTTAACTGGAGTACCGCTTCTTCTATTGCTGCAGCCATTGCACTGGGTATTGCCATTGGTGTATGGCAGGGTTTCTGGGTTTCATATAAGAAAGTACCTGCATTTATTGTATCCCTTGGTGGTATGATGATTTTCAGAGGTATACTGATGGGAATTGCAAAAGGGCAAACTGTTGCACCCCTTAGTGATAGCTTCAAGTTTATTGGACAGGCGTACCTGTCGACAACAGTAGGAATGATTCTGGCAGGCATAGGTATTGTTGCAACAATATATTTTATATTCAAAAGCAGGGCATCAAGAATAAAGTATGGATTTGAAGTGGAAAATATCGGGTTGACAGTATTAAAGGCTGCATTTTATTCAGGGCTCATTGTAGCATTTATCATGACCATGAATGCTTATGAAGGTGTTCCCGTACCTGTTATCCTAGTACTGGTACTGGTACTTCTATTTACCTTTATCACTACAAAAACAAAATTCGGAAGATATGTGTATGCAATTGGAGGTAACGTAGAGGCGGCAAGACTCTCAGGTATAAATATCAATAAAATTACAATGCTTATCTTTATTATCTCCAGCTTGCTTGCATCTATTGGTGGCGTTGTGCTTACAGCAAGATTGAATGCAGCAACCATTAATGCCGGTAACATGTTTGAACTTGATGCGGTTGCAGCCTGCGTTATCGGTGGTACCAGCCTTATGGGTGGTTCCGGTTCGGTAGCAGGAGCAATTATCGGGGCACTTGTTATGGCCAGCCTTGACAACGGCATGAGCTTGATGAATACGCAGGCATTCTACCAATATATTGTAAAAGGACTTATACTAATTATTGCGGTATGGGTAGATATAGCCACAAAAAATAAGGGAAAATGA
- a CDS encoding xylose ABC transporter ATP-binding protein has product MSNFVLEMRNITKEFPGVKALNNVNFKVKKGEIHALCGENGAGKSTLMKVLSGVYPFGTYEGDIVINGKVQKFDNIRQSEEAGIAIIYQELALVKEMDIGQNIFLGAEHTKGGVIDWDKLYSEAAKLLKEMELDLNPKTKVKNLGIGQQQLVEIAKALSKKADILILDEPTAALTESEVKILVNILNKLREKGVSCIYISHKLNEVFELSDSITVLRDGQTVGTYPASDLNEDKVISLMVGRELTERFPREEHKPGETVLEVKNFSVYDPENPNKKIIDNVSFKIRKGEILGIAGLMGAGRTELITSIFGGFPGRKTGEIYLEGKKVNINRPVDAIKLGLAMVSEDRKRYGLILDQSVAKNITISSLDRICTASVINSNEEVKFSNKYVKDLRIKTPSIEAKVGTLSGGNQQKVVLGKWLMTEPKVLFLDEPTRGIDVGAKYEIYNIMNQLVRQGVAVVMVSSELPEVLGMSDRILVMHEGKLNGELKVEEATQERIMHCATGGR; this is encoded by the coding sequence ATGAGCAACTTTGTATTGGAAATGAGAAATATCACAAAGGAATTTCCAGGTGTAAAAGCCTTAAATAATGTTAATTTTAAAGTAAAAAAGGGAGAAATACATGCCCTGTGCGGAGAAAATGGGGCAGGAAAATCAACTCTCATGAAAGTTTTAAGTGGAGTATATCCCTTTGGTACCTATGAAGGTGATATTGTAATCAATGGAAAGGTGCAGAAATTTGATAACATAAGGCAATCGGAAGAAGCGGGAATAGCAATTATATACCAGGAATTGGCGTTAGTAAAAGAAATGGACATAGGCCAAAATATTTTTCTTGGTGCTGAGCATACAAAAGGTGGAGTTATCGACTGGGACAAACTTTACTCTGAAGCAGCTAAATTATTAAAAGAAATGGAACTCGACTTAAACCCAAAAACAAAAGTGAAAAATCTGGGTATCGGTCAACAGCAGCTGGTTGAAATTGCAAAAGCCTTATCCAAGAAAGCGGACATTCTTATACTGGATGAGCCTACGGCTGCTCTTACCGAAAGTGAAGTTAAGATACTGGTAAATATTTTAAATAAACTAAGAGAAAAAGGTGTTTCATGTATCTATATTTCTCACAAGTTAAATGAGGTTTTTGAGCTTTCGGATAGTATAACTGTTTTAAGGGATGGCCAAACAGTAGGAACTTATCCAGCTTCTGATTTGAATGAGGATAAGGTAATTTCTCTAATGGTAGGTAGAGAGCTAACAGAAAGATTCCCTAGAGAAGAGCACAAACCAGGAGAAACAGTGTTGGAAGTCAAAAACTTTAGCGTATATGATCCAGAGAATCCTAACAAAAAAATTATAGATAATGTAAGCTTTAAGATAAGGAAAGGCGAAATATTGGGGATAGCAGGATTAATGGGAGCTGGCAGAACGGAATTGATTACCAGCATATTTGGTGGATTCCCTGGAAGGAAGACCGGAGAGATATATCTTGAGGGGAAAAAAGTTAATATAAACCGACCGGTTGATGCAATTAAGCTGGGACTTGCAATGGTGTCGGAAGACAGAAAGCGTTATGGTTTGATACTTGACCAGAGTGTGGCAAAGAACATCACTATTTCAAGTCTGGACAGAATTTGCACAGCTTCAGTAATTAACTCAAATGAAGAAGTTAAATTCAGTAATAAATATGTGAAGGACCTAAGAATTAAGACACCTTCTATAGAAGCGAAGGTTGGAACCTTAAGTGGTGGTAACCAGCAAAAGGTTGTCTTGGGTAAATGGTTAATGACCGAACCCAAAGTATTGTTTTTGGATGAACCTACTCGTGGTATCGATGTTGGTGCCAAGTATGAAATATATAACATCATGAATCAACTGGTACGTCAAGGGGTAGCGGTGGTAATGGTGTCATCCGAGCTTCCTGAAGTATTGGGAATGAGTGATAGAATTCTGGTTATGCATGAAGGAAAGCTGAACGGTGAATTAAAAGTAGAAGAAGCAACACAGGAAAGAATAATGCACTGTGCGACAGGAGGTAGATAA
- the xylF gene encoding D-xylose ABC transporter substrate-binding protein has translation MSLVLVMTVAIFAACAKNPGQSTGSDKPAASTEKPDAGKKIKIGLSMDTLKEERWQRDRDLFIAKAEELGAEVIVQSANGDDNLQVSQAENLITQGVDILVVVPHNGEIAASIVDAAHKEGIKVIAYDRLIKNSDVDLYVSFDNVKVGELQAEYAVKQVPKGNYMLIGGAPTDNNAKLFREGQMNILQPLIDKGDIKIVGDQWAKDWQPEEALKHTENALTANNNKIDVVVASNDGTAGGAIQALAEQKLDGKVLVTGQDAELAAVQRIVEGKQAMTVYKPIKAIASKAAELAVAMAKGEKIETNNKVNNGKIDVPSVLLEPIQVDKNNMLDTVIKDGFHKLEDVYKNVPKDQWPQQK, from the coding sequence ATGTCACTTGTACTTGTTATGACAGTCGCAATATTTGCAGCATGTGCAAAGAATCCTGGACAATCAACAGGAAGTGATAAGCCTGCGGCAAGTACAGAAAAACCTGATGCCGGTAAAAAGATTAAAATCGGACTTTCGATGGACACATTAAAAGAAGAAAGATGGCAAAGAGACAGAGATTTATTTATTGCTAAAGCAGAAGAATTAGGTGCAGAAGTAATTGTACAATCAGCAAATGGAGATGACAATCTTCAGGTATCACAGGCAGAAAACCTGATTACACAAGGTGTAGATATCCTTGTAGTAGTTCCTCACAATGGTGAAATTGCAGCATCTATCGTAGATGCAGCTCACAAAGAAGGAATCAAGGTTATAGCATATGATAGACTTATTAAAAACAGCGATGTTGACCTTTATGTTTCTTTTGACAACGTAAAGGTAGGGGAATTACAAGCAGAATATGCTGTAAAGCAAGTTCCTAAAGGAAACTATATGTTAATCGGTGGAGCTCCAACTGATAACAATGCTAAACTGTTCAGAGAGGGACAAATGAATATCCTTCAACCTCTTATTGACAAGGGAGATATTAAAATCGTTGGGGACCAATGGGCAAAAGACTGGCAGCCGGAAGAAGCTCTAAAGCACACTGAAAATGCTCTTACAGCTAACAATAATAAAATTGATGTTGTAGTGGCTTCCAATGATGGTACTGCAGGTGGCGCAATCCAGGCCCTGGCAGAACAGAAGCTTGACGGTAAAGTTTTAGTAACAGGACAAGATGCTGAACTTGCTGCTGTACAAAGAATCGTAGAAGGAAAACAGGCCATGACAGTTTACAAGCCAATCAAAGCAATTGCTTCAAAAGCTGCTGAATTAGCAGTTGCCATGGCAAAAGGTGAAAAGATTGAAACTAACAATAAAGTAAACAACGGTAAGATTGATGTTCCATCTGTTCTTCTTGAACCAATTCAGGTAGATAAGAATAACATGCTTGATACAGTTATCAAAGATGGATTCCATAAGCTTGAAGATGTATACAAAAACGTACCAAAGGACCAATGGCCACAACAAAAGTAA